The DNA region catcactttgattgttgtaatcaattagaaatattttgttttcagtttgcttatgttgtagtgatgtttgttgtgaaggttacaaaaatccaatgttacaaaaagattatgacctagatgatgctcctcgattgggacagtttttcttattgtgtcctggttgacgacaaatactacatagtcttatcattttatctgtcgTATCCATTTCTGTCTTGATACGTGTGATGTTtggccgtccttttttctttctacgcatctcgttgttgtgccaaactatgtcaccttcgTATGGAGGCCAGTgttcctccattggtagcaccGAGAAGTTTTTATTATAGACATTCATGATGGTAATGGCCTTGTACATATcagatagatggttgtaagcatcctggcgagtatgtgtgcatgctgcaatgacatgggagcaaggaatgcagaaggcctggaattttccacagtcgcactaacttctgtttagtttgacagcataggctaaatttggtaTCCCCTCGTTGTGGTTCATTGTTTCCTGAACGCTGAAAATTttcctatgacggtcaaagacggttacaacgtgtgtgctagctttgatgccctcctctttcatgactttcatgcaacactcactgaatacttgcccagacattaacaccgcactccatctttcacctctggttgcgaacgtaaAAGCCAACCTATAATAGATTGATCTGACCAAGGCGGTTATTGGTaaatttctaatgcctttgaatacaccgttcatgcattccacaaggtttgttgtcatgtggccccatcgacagccttcgtcaaatgcccttgtccactgcttTACTGGTATGTTATTCAGCCATCTTTCTgcatcttcattagacagtctaatttcatcacggtaatattgaaatgacggctgagttagagcatacccagcattcaccaccttcttgcgaagattcttatcttttattgcacgcatgaagttttgtgcaatatgtctaatgcaataaACATGGGTATAAGGAGGATCATGTCATTTGTTGTTATGGTTattgtaggcactctcaatggcagcatgtctatcagaaatcaaacagagattggcttgtggagccacatgcgttctgagatgtcgaagaaagaaaccccaaccaccagcggtttcaccttcaaccagagcaaaggcaatgggaaacACATTGTTGTTGTCTTCTTGTGCAACCGtcataagcaaagtacccttgtatttgccgtataaccatgttccatcaatttgaataataggtttgcagaatgcaaaacctttgatgcatgggtcaaacgctcaaaagagacggtgaaagattctattaccagtaacacaggttccgtctggcgtCATTGatggcaatgtctccataattgccacagttcctgggacatatgtttttagcgcccataaaaaccgtggcaattctttgtatgaatcctctcAGTTGCCGAATACCTATTCAACATCCTTTGTCCTCACAATCCacgctttcttgtaagatggagtataattatatcttgttctgatatgagatataattatactcaccttcactgatgggtctttattaacaagcggcagaatgtcttgacattagttgcaatgcaaatgtgaggtgggtctattgaagctatctcccaagagtcgATTTTCTTTTTGTAAGATATAGCCAACCGAAAattacaaaggatgttacgacattcgatgacataccttctcgaatcagtgtgtttcactgtaaaatcagcaaagttgttcatgtggaattttttgatagctcgcacacattcttttttagtgcggaacatgtctcccacctttaactcgccttttgatcgtggatacgggttatagaaaacactgttggatgtttcatcgtcatgcagatccatgtttgtcatatgcTGAGGCAGATTATAGACATGACTAAGAGGTAATGGCAttggttgatcatcatcttcaatgtcgttgttcaacatatgatcgacctgtatctcggtctcctcttcttcttcatcaacgacgttgaattctgcttctgcttctgggtcgACGTCCTCTGAGTATTGtgaatcaaattcatcagattcatcctgactggttatttgagattcctgagatggtatacttggttgaagagtaatatacaactcaatacaattgCATCCATAATGTTCATGAATAACAAACATGTATTtaacatcttcatcatcccgTGCCTTAAGtgggaaaaacttgcattgattgttctcaaaaaatattggattttgatatgtgatctttgacacaataccagatcctatgcaggattgaatttgttttttcaaatgcaagaaatttgcatttctcttgatcgtaagttGAATGGTATCAATGTTTCGAAAATAAAATCCAtataactcagactcgtatgCCTCACCGTTGCAGTGAACATTGACACTATATTTcggtgaagatgacattgtgaTATTTTTGGTGCATATGAAAATCAACTTCTTGTTGTAGATGAATGTGTGTTGATtgttggatgttgatagtaagacacttaaataggtaagTGATGTGTCTAACATGCAAGCTATTCCgaagtgatgtgtcaaacatgcaagctagtccgaagtgatgtgtcaaacatgcaagctagtccgaaatgatgtgtccagcatgcaagagagaggaaAGTCACGTGTCACACATGCAAACACTAGCTCCAAATGAATTGGAGCTTCCTTACAATCCTTGCACATGGGTGCCAATCCATTTGGCTACACCATGTCTTGCATGCATGGGCGCCAATCCACAGAGGAACAGTTGTAAACAtaacaacttatgtaagcgttttattcttttgttatttgtctagagtaccttttaataacatatcaacttagtaaagtattttcttgtttcttttataggatgtttcaaggttccgtactcggttccacgaatatgtccatatggacccgatgattcaaccgtatgtcgaactcgtcggttttggacatataagcaaaaCTATGTCTTGGTCGGTGGATAATAAATTCATTCTTGCGTTATGCGAAAGATGGTGTCCTGAGACACACATattctggtttccaaccggtgagtgtaccgtgacgttagaagacgtctacatgctaTTGGGACTGCCTATTGAAGGTAAAGttgtaaatggtaaaaccaattatgtgaattcaatttgcatggacctcttggatactgatttgttagatgataactcaagagttcaaggtatactcctttcacgccttaagtcatattataatagtttacATTTAGATGAACATTTTACCTAagaggctcgaataataaaaactaggtattatattatgcttttaattggttctttgttatttcccgaaggtagtggttctagtatgcatgttacgtatttacctttactaagacatgtagataaaataggaagttatagttggggatccgcttgtatggcctatctttatagctctttgtgtaaaaattcacacaaagacacatctaccttttctggatatgttgttttgctccaagcatggggttggtcaagactaccgtccctagcgcccgtcaacAATAATCAtttcacattcccgtatgcacaaaagtaagttgtttaaaatgatatatatttacttattttaacgattattatctctaactaatatttttacctttatggtgcagatggtcggcacgtggtatgagttataacaaATGTCCTAGACATTGTATTATCCAGTATTGCAATatcttggatcaccttcgaccgacagatgtatggataataacctcattattttgttataatttgttaacttcttctaccaaGTTTATAATCTAAGTtactttcacatttcagttcatttggcgtccatacctaaATTTGGATCAAGACCATGAAGTCAACGAAGAAGATGCAGtcgtatggactgcatgcacatcgatcataagattcacaacagtggagatgcacaacagtgatcgtgtgaagttgcagttcggtatgcttcaacatATCTCGGATCCCCCAGCaaacctaggagaatggcatctgcgcaaagttaacgaccaatggaacttcaatcctTGGCAAAATTTtgctagatctgagtgtcgcaaatggaagcaccgccatgaccatgtcttaactggCGCAGTgatgccaaatgaagaaaaaccaagtcgtacttatatggcttagtacagatcggttggttttgagttcatctccgaggatatgtacctatacgacccacgccaacaaacttacacaccagacgcctcaacatctaacccctaacaacattgtcagaccgcctacacacaaccccctatccgtcaaactttccgttccacaaacatacaaacatacaaccctaacatgccatacacccaaccATAATATCAAGAGCATACCacgtaccaccaccaacaaatagaccatcaaccagagacccaacatcgcttcgcacccaacacatcaccctaccaaagccgCCTTAGCCAGAATACtcaacgatcattcaacaccaactGCCCCTCatcctaccatagccaagaagctcAAACCTCACAAAATTGAAACCTtcaacaaccctatctctaccaaacaccccaacaatcTTTCTAATCTTTCCTCGAAGCATCATTCACACCTATGTCTCTCTTCAACCGTCTCGGTCGCCCACCAACaagtcaaacacaacccaactactctggcatgggtcatgaactcagctatggcggtacACCTTCAATGCATACTCAAGACTATgctgatttgtctgactatctcaataggccatctcctgcagttggtagtgatgttcctggcccctcagatgctcaaacaccagtgGTGAATCATTAACACGGGTTAGGGCCACTGGTTCGGGTAGCTAAAGGATGTGGGACCgaaggtcggttaggtgatcccgatCATCAACATTAGTTTTTTTTTGTAAATGGGAATTTATATTAATATGAATTTTTCCTATTTCGAAACTATTTATCACGTAGACtatttaacaaaaaaaattgcaaaatacactaaggtgtcaatccaattggcgcctcctttaaAAAAATACACATGGACGTCAATTGAATTGGTTGCACCATGTtccctagccaatccaattgacgtctGCACTCTAATTTTAAGAGGAagcaccaattggattggcgcctcctcctaaaagtggggtagtttgggatttttttttaaaacagggttattttgggaatttttgTAAAAAATCGATTTATTTGGGAGATGATCCGGGAAAAGCTCAACATGAGTTAGTTGACACCAGAGAATATCAGGCTAAGTTTTTCTTTTAGGTGGATCTGTATAAGTATCACTTGGTTATAGTTATGGATGTTAATGGTGATCTTACACGGGTTGCATACTACAACGCGTGTGTGTTGAGGTCGTGTCTCTTAGGTTTGGTCGGCACACCCATTTTTACGGACAAAAGTGTGACCTATGTCGACGTTATCTACCTCAGATATTTTATTAACTTGGAGAGGACCCACAAGTATAACTGGAAGATTTCTTTTTTGGTGCACTTCTACTCCAAACTAGCTTATGGTAGTATATGGAAGACTCGAAACTTGACTGGAAACATCTTCTATTTACGATTTAAAAAATTGCACCTTTACTAATATTTACGTCATAATACATGTAATACACTGTTTTGTTActaatttttcatttaaattATTTTCAGACATAGATCCACAAGTATTTTCCCCGACTTCTCGGTTAGACATATGTGGAAGACTACTATGAGGTTTTGCCACATGCATACCCAATCATCCCGCTCATAGGAAATCAAACGACTGAGCCATTATGAGTAGCTCTTGACTGCATCGTGTGCTAGATGACATTTCTTTATATCGTATGTCAATCACCATGAGACATAACCCTCAGAGGTGATGGCATTGTACTATGGATGGTTGTTTGTGGGTCTCGACTATGTACCCCCATTTACCTGAGCTAGTTATGCATCAGTTTGGGTATACCCATAGACCCCACCGTTGTTGCTCCTGTCGTTTTCCTCCGTAAGGATGTTGATGAGATATGTGTAGCGTACTTTGATCATTTTATGCCAAAGGTTGTACTTCGTGTGCTAACTCCTTATCCATGGAGTATGGTATACGACTGTATCCAATATTTTATAGAGTGTCACATCCTTACATGACATCTGATGCAGATGGAGATCTCTGATGGTTCATCAGGAGATCTTAGAGGAGAAGCAGGTGAGAGTGGACTATGTCGTTGATGTGTTACCGATATGTCATTGGATAATGGTTATTGGGAGAGAGGGCGTAACTATAGGCGAATTCGTTGAGGGTATCCCTCTGATGGCCACTTTATAATTCATCTTATCAGAGGCACAACATGTGTTGCAATAACTACGGAAGATGAGGAATAATGACATTACATATATTAAGTAATGAGATTCTATTTTGTATATTGACATTTTTATATCATGGTTTGTTCTTGGATTGATTATGACATGATGAAATTTTGTATTTGACgttttgatatatatatatatatatatatatatatatatatatatatatatatatatatatatatatatatatatatatatatatatatatatatatatatatatatatatatatatgaattttTGGGATTTCTATAGGATCCATAATTTAACTGTAAATCAAACCTATGGTTGATCCAATTAGGGATTTACACCACCGAACCAATATTAATTATTGAAGCACTAAATTAGTGTAATCTTCAACCATATAAGTGGCCTATTTGCGTTGACAAAAAAAAAAGGTGCCTATTTGGCTGAGAGAAACACGATTGCAAAAACATTTCTAAAGTTATCACTTTCCTTGAAGCATATGCAAGTGACCCAAACTCTTTCTTAAAATAATTATGATCATAAAAAAAAAGCttttttttcatattttgtttAACTTTCTTCCATCGGAAAAAAAACTCAGAGAACCGTGGAGTTGTTTTTATGTAAATAAATATATCATCATTATAACTTAATCAATTAATCATCACACCAAAATACTCATATCTACAACGGAATTAGGGTTCATAACAAACCAAATTGTGAATTTATGTCATTCCCAATCAAATCAAAAAACATATGCGGTAACAAATCATTTTCAATGATCCATAATAATATTAACAATCTTTGATAATCATCAAACACGGAATCTTAAAAGAAACACATTTTTACATCTCAAATTTGTTTTAAGAGATTAATTTCTGAGGATTTACGATATTATATTTGTTAATCATCTAGTAAACTTAACCAACCTTAATTGTAGTTGAAAATTGTTGTTTTTGTATTCAAATTGCATAACTCTAATACAATAATACAATGTTGATATATTCATCTATGATGAAGATTATAACTAGATAGAACTAATAagatttataaaaataaaaattaaaatgattaCCCTAGAGGCTTAATCATTAAGCAAAGAGCTCCAAATACAATCCAAATCCTCAGCTTGAGGCTCCAATCCATTAATCTCAAATGGAAGCCAAACATCATCCATTGTTGTCTTTGGATCCTCACATTCATCAAAGAATTCAAAACCAGAAGAAACTTTGAAACAACCATTGTCTTGGTTCTGTAACAATGACAAGAAATTGTCTTCAAAATCCATCAAACATTCTTCTGATTTGCATATCACACCCTCCTTCAACCAAGGAAAATCAAACACTCCAAATGCTAAATAGCCTTTCTCTTCCACTTCATTATTCTTGTCTCTTTTTTTCGATTTCTTGTTCCAAATCTTGCCTTCAACATCATCATATTCTCTTGTTCTTTTGTTCTTCTCTTGATCCATTTTTCGCCCTTTTTTTTCTGTGAATGATAAATCACAAGAGAATGAATATGAATGTTTGTGTTGTGTATAGAAGTTGGAAAGATAATTGTTATAACAAATGGTGAGCTTTGTACACACGCTAAGCTTTTTTTAAGGAAAAACCGTATCACATAACTCAATACAAATGTAACAGCACACACATGCATGCACACGTACactttctttttattttttattttctttcaccTTTCATCATCACCAGCAATCAAATGTGAGATAGGTGTTAGTTCCTCTTTTTATGGCTCTAAATTTGGTTATGAAGAATGACCATAAAAGTAGACTTATGAAATAATGGTGATGTGTGATGCCACGGAAaatcaatgttttaaaaatcgaATCTGATATTTAACTTTAGAAACTTATGATCATTGGATTATGATTCAATAATCTTAAATTGTTCGAAATTTCTGATTAAAATTGGTTTAAATTTTAATCGGTTGAACCATTTGATTTGATTCGGTTTTTGATgaacaaaacaaaacatgtttTATCTTCGCATTTTTGACCGGTTATGTTGTGATTTATGTACTCTCTTTTTTTCTATGAATCTAAAACAGGACAACATCACATTGCTTCAATTAAAGAAAAGCTATTAATTATGACCACAGTTTTATTAAATTAGCTTTTTCATAACACCAAGACTTGAGAAAACACTTTCAAATTATTTATATGTTTAATGGATCTCATTTAGTCTCTTGCTACAGACTAGAGATACCTGAGTTCATCATTATTGACAGCCAAGTTACATAAACATCTCAAAAAGCCAAATGGATAAaaagtattaaaataattataaGTTTTTTAGAACAATAGCTTTTCAATGAATTGAAATCAACTTCTACATCCCATTTTTTCAAAAACTCTTGATTTAACTTATGCATAAACATCACAAACTTGTTTTTTTAAGAGAAAAACCATAAACTTGAGAAACTCTAGTGGATCAAAAACTAGTCCAAACTGAACATTAATCTCTAGCAAAACTACATCCTTTCGATCCTGCGGATTAAGCGTGAAAAAGTTTACATAACTGGGAGGCTCTCATTTCATTATTAATGACTGCAAAATTTAATACATTCAAAACACCAGAGAGAGCCAACCCACACACAACATCCTAGCAAAACGACACGGCCTCCGAAGCAACCGACCCCATGTTCTCATTACACAATAACATTGTATACAACGGATCTATAACGATCTTTCCCTGAACGCGGTCGTGGCAAGAGCTTTGTAGTATCATGAGAAGCACAAATGCTTATCCTTTCATAACTGCTAGTTAAGTACTTGTAGCAGCCATTCCACCAATCCTCAACTGCTACCACCCCTTGATTCAGTTTACACTCCAATTGCAGTTTTGAAACTAATGCGTTGTTTAACTTCTTCAAATGTGGATGTCACACAATTTACAAAACCGGAGATGATACTCAAGACATTCTCTGCACGGGTTTACAGCTCAATAACACTGAGTTTATGACATGCATGAGAAGACGGATTGTGCTAGCTTCTGAAGGGGAAGTAGTTGGTAAACTACGATGATGGCCTAGTGTACGGTACACTTGATCCAATATAGGCCGCACGTGCGCTGCAATCCTTGTATCTTCCGGGTCTATAGCAGCAGCCACATCTGTCATCCATTGCAATTTTCTCGGTGTGTCTGTATTGATGCCACAGGATAATTGTTGTAGAAGAGATAAAAGTACTCCTTGGCTTAATGGCATCGGTGTCATCGTCAATATACCAGTTAAACCAGCCTGTTTATGAAGAGGTTTGAAATTGAATGTTAGCTACATTGACTAGTTCTTCATAACAACTGTTGC from Lathyrus oleraceus cultivar Zhongwan6 chromosome 1, CAAS_Psat_ZW6_1.0, whole genome shotgun sequence includes:
- the LOC127111978 gene encoding uncharacterized protein LOC127111978, giving the protein MDQEKNKRTREYDDVEGKIWNKKSKKRDKNNEVEEKGYLAFGVFDFPWLKEGVICKSEECLMDFEDNFLSLLQNQDNGCFKVSSGFEFFDECEDPKTTMDDVWLPFEINGLEPQAEDLDCIWSSLLND